A window of the Microvirga terrae genome harbors these coding sequences:
- a CDS encoding NAD-dependent epimerase/dehydratase family protein, with product MTDTILITGGAGFIGRYVARACLDRGHKVRVLDSLIEQVHGDRTQADGLDPDVEVVVGDIRDEAALLRALKGVTKVVHLAAEVGVGQSMYAVDRYVSVNDYGTAVLFQQLIDNPVKRVVVASSMSIYGEGLYRDADGRIHEDVVRKPRAGENDPWDPLDEQGRPLIPVPTPEWKKPALASVYALSKYVQERLTLTLCPAYGMEGVALRLWNAYGPGQALSNPYTGVLAIFASRLHNGQPPMIFEDGQQRRDFVHVEDVAQAFVLALEHEKAPGGVYNVGSGQDRTVSEVAQLLSEAMNRPMAPEIAGKARIGDIRHCIADISRIQQELGYRPRKDFAEGLAELAEWVAKQEAKDLVNEARKELEARGLVA from the coding sequence GTGACGGATACGATCCTTATTACCGGTGGTGCAGGTTTCATTGGACGATACGTTGCGCGGGCGTGCCTTGACCGTGGTCACAAGGTTCGTGTGCTCGACAGCCTCATCGAGCAGGTCCATGGCGACAGAACCCAGGCCGATGGGCTCGATCCGGATGTGGAGGTCGTTGTCGGAGACATCCGCGACGAGGCGGCGCTTCTGCGGGCGCTCAAAGGGGTCACGAAGGTCGTCCATCTTGCGGCCGAGGTTGGCGTCGGTCAGAGCATGTATGCGGTCGACCGTTATGTCTCCGTGAACGATTACGGCACAGCCGTGCTGTTCCAGCAGCTCATCGACAATCCGGTGAAGCGGGTCGTGGTCGCGTCCTCCATGAGCATCTATGGCGAAGGTCTCTATCGCGATGCCGATGGACGAATTCACGAGGATGTCGTCCGCAAGCCGCGCGCAGGCGAGAACGACCCCTGGGATCCCCTCGATGAGCAGGGGCGGCCTCTCATTCCGGTGCCGACACCCGAATGGAAGAAACCTGCATTGGCTTCGGTTTACGCGCTGTCGAAATATGTCCAGGAACGCCTGACGCTGACCCTGTGTCCGGCCTACGGCATGGAGGGTGTGGCTCTCCGGCTATGGAATGCCTACGGGCCTGGGCAGGCCCTGTCCAACCCCTATACCGGGGTTCTCGCCATCTTTGCGTCGCGGCTCCACAACGGTCAGCCTCCAATGATCTTCGAGGACGGTCAGCAGCGCCGGGACTTCGTTCACGTCGAAGATGTGGCACAGGCTTTCGTTCTGGCCCTGGAGCATGAGAAGGCTCCAGGCGGAGTCTACAATGTCGGAAGCGGACAGGATCGTACTGTCTCGGAGGTCGCGCAGCTTCTGTCCGAAGCGATGAACCGGCCTATGGCGCCGGAGATCGCCGGCAAGGCGCGTATCGGCGATATCCGTCACTGCATCGCCGATATCAGTCGGATCCAGCAGGAGCTTGGCTACAGGCCCAGGAAAGACTTCGCCGAGGGCTTGGCGGAGCTCGCCGAATGGGTCGCCAAACAGGAAGCCAAGGATCTCGTCAATGAAGCTCGCAAGGAGCTTGAAGCCCGGGGCCTGGTGGCATGA
- a CDS encoding NAD-dependent epimerase/dehydratase family protein, translating to MKASDTSAAAPAVLRRRPILVTGGAGFIGSNLADNFATEGHDVLIYDALARPGVERNLEWLKKRHPSRISSVIGDIRDETSVAEAARDAQAVFHMAAQVAVTTSLTDPRADFEINIRGTLNVLDALRQRGDRVPLIFASTNKVYGDLADVELEKTNDAYKPRSPAVRDAGIGESRPLDFHTPYGCSKGAADQYVLDYARSFGIPTCVMRMSCIYGQRQMGTEDQGWVAHFLIRALQGEPITIYGDGCQVRDVLDVSDAVAAYASAWKRSDAVQGRAFNLGGGTANAISLRQLITHIEDVIGRPVETIYADWRAGDQRYYVSDTRLATRELGLKQPISWLKGVAALAAWLQNESGLARSNSLPSSLQNAEALS from the coding sequence ATGAAAGCATCAGACACATCGGCTGCCGCACCGGCCGTCCTTCGCCGCCGTCCCATTCTGGTGACAGGCGGCGCCGGCTTTATCGGATCCAATCTTGCCGACAATTTCGCCACTGAGGGACACGATGTTCTGATCTACGACGCTCTGGCTCGGCCCGGCGTCGAACGTAATCTCGAATGGCTTAAAAAGCGGCACCCGAGCAGGATCTCAAGCGTGATCGGCGACATCCGCGACGAGACATCCGTCGCCGAGGCGGCACGCGATGCTCAGGCCGTGTTCCACATGGCCGCCCAGGTTGCCGTGACGACCAGCCTGACGGACCCTCGCGCGGACTTCGAAATCAATATTCGCGGAACCCTGAACGTGCTTGATGCGCTCAGGCAACGCGGCGATCGGGTGCCGTTGATCTTCGCGTCAACGAACAAGGTCTATGGGGACCTTGCCGATGTGGAGTTGGAGAAGACGAACGACGCCTACAAGCCGCGTAGCCCTGCGGTCCGGGATGCAGGAATCGGCGAAAGCCGGCCTCTCGACTTCCATACACCGTATGGGTGCTCGAAGGGAGCGGCGGATCAGTATGTGCTGGATTATGCGCGCTCCTTTGGAATTCCGACCTGCGTTATGCGCATGAGCTGCATCTACGGGCAGAGGCAGATGGGAACGGAGGATCAGGGATGGGTTGCCCATTTCCTGATCCGCGCTCTTCAAGGCGAACCCATCACGATTTATGGCGACGGCTGCCAGGTTCGTGACGTGCTCGATGTCTCCGATGCAGTTGCCGCTTACGCCTCGGCGTGGAAGCGGAGCGATGCGGTTCAAGGGCGGGCTTTCAATCTCGGCGGAGGCACGGCGAACGCGATCAGTCTGCGTCAGCTCATCACTCACATCGAGGATGTCATCGGTCGCCCGGTTGAGACGATCTACGCCGATTGGCGTGCCGGAGACCAGCGCTACTACGTCTCGGATACCCGCCTCGCCACTCGGGAGCTCGGCCTGAAACAGCCGATCTCCTGGCTCAAGGGCGTGGCTGCATTGGCGGCCTGGCTGCAGAATGAGAGCGGGCTCGCCCGCTCGAATTCTCTGCCCTCTTCCCTTCAGAATGCCGAGGCCCTGTCATGA